One segment of Falco biarmicus isolate bFalBia1 chromosome 12, bFalBia1.pri, whole genome shotgun sequence DNA contains the following:
- the MRPL14 gene encoding 39S ribosomal protein L14, mitochondrial: MQKSPYLFVQEATESSFVVHASELYCLLNSGWVTRIQMALLNRRLGLSLTHLSGTVIQRHFSITGACRAIQKLTRVRVVDNSALGNTPYHRPPKCIHVYNKTGVGKVGDTILLAIKGEKKKALIVGHKMPGPTMTPRFDSNNVVLIEDNGNPIGTRIKTPIPCILRQREGKVSKVLAIARNFV; encoded by the exons ATGCAGAAGAGCCCTTACCTCTTTGTGCAAGAAGCTACTGAATCCAGCTTTGTAGTACATGCATCTGAATTATATTGTCTCCTGAATTCAG GGTGGGTTACCAGAATCCAAATGGCTCTCTTGAATAGACGATTGGGTCTATCCTTAACCCATCTAAGTGGTACAGTGATCCAGCGACATTTCAG TATCACTGGAGCATGCCGAGCAATACAGAAACTCACCCGCGTGCGAGTGGTGGACAACAGTGCCTTGGGGAACACGCCGTACCACAGGCCACCAAAATGTATCCACGTGTATAACAAGACCGGAGTTGGCAAAGTAGGAGATACAATCCTTCTGGCTatcaaaggagaaaagaagaaggCTTTAATTGTAGGGCACAAGATGCCTGGCCCCACCATGACACCTAGATTTGATTCCAACAACGTGGTACTGATAGAAGACAACGGAAATCCAATAGGGACTAGAATAAAAACACCAATACCCTGTATCCTGCgacagagagaaggaaaggtcTCCAAAGTGTTGGCCATTGCCCGCAACTTTGTGTGA